Proteins encoded by one window of Bradyrhizobium sp. B097:
- a CDS encoding adenylate/guanylate cyclase domain-containing protein has translation MAAVLAADIAGYSRLMGRDEEGTLAQLKTFRRTLIDPTIAAYRGRIVKTTGDGVLVEFASAVDAARCAVEVQRGVASGNEKVPLNHRIEFRIGIHVGDIIFDDNDIFGDGVNIAARLEGIAEPGGVCISDDAQRQIRGKVDSPFEDMGPQNLKNIAEPMRAWRLSTDAKSSALLAAYSSIETAKPLALPEKPSIAVLPFQNMSSDPEQEYFADGAVEDIITALSRYHALFVIARNSSFTYKGRAVDVKQVGRELGVRYVLEGSVRKVLDRVRVTGQLIDASTGAHLWADRFDGALKDIFALQDDVTLRVVGAIAPKLEHAEIVRALRKPTESLDGYDYYLRAMSNFHKAGSEDISEALRLFHKAIEFDVNFSSAYGMAAWCYARRKLNGWSEEGSSEGSEAMRVAARALECGSDDAVALASSGIAIGYMFSDFERAASLMDRAQAINPNLAMAWHLSGWIRCFLGQYDLAVEHLERAVRLSPVDPQRPGMLAAIASSHFAAGRSEVASSLAKTALLERSSNFIAVLVAAAANTMAGNLDIAANAMERVRELDPNFRVHKVKDRLPYRQPEVIARWEDALRRAGLPE, from the coding sequence TTGGCGGCTGTTCTGGCTGCAGATATCGCAGGCTATAGCCGTTTGATGGGCCGGGACGAAGAAGGAACGCTTGCCCAACTCAAGACGTTCCGAAGGACGCTTATCGATCCGACAATCGCGGCATATCGCGGTCGCATCGTCAAGACCACTGGTGATGGCGTGCTAGTCGAGTTCGCGAGCGCCGTCGATGCCGCGCGTTGCGCGGTGGAGGTTCAGCGCGGCGTGGCCAGTGGAAACGAGAAGGTGCCACTCAATCACAGGATCGAATTTCGCATCGGCATTCACGTCGGTGACATTATCTTCGACGACAATGACATCTTTGGGGACGGCGTTAACATTGCAGCCCGGCTTGAAGGGATCGCGGAGCCGGGTGGCGTCTGTATTTCTGACGATGCGCAACGTCAAATCCGCGGGAAAGTCGATAGCCCATTTGAAGACATGGGTCCGCAAAACCTAAAGAACATTGCCGAGCCGATGCGCGCGTGGCGATTGAGCACCGACGCGAAATCTTCCGCATTATTGGCGGCCTACAGCTCAATAGAGACAGCCAAACCTCTCGCGCTTCCCGAAAAACCCTCCATCGCAGTGCTGCCGTTCCAGAATATGAGCAGCGACCCCGAGCAAGAGTACTTTGCCGATGGTGCCGTTGAAGACATCATCACGGCGCTGTCGCGTTACCATGCTCTGTTTGTCATCGCGCGCAATTCGAGCTTCACCTACAAGGGCCGCGCTGTCGACGTGAAGCAAGTCGGGCGTGAACTCGGCGTGCGATACGTGCTTGAAGGCAGCGTTCGCAAGGTACTCGATCGGGTGCGCGTAACCGGACAGCTCATCGATGCGTCGACGGGCGCGCATTTATGGGCAGACCGATTTGATGGCGCGTTGAAGGACATCTTCGCTCTTCAGGACGACGTTACATTGCGCGTCGTGGGGGCGATTGCACCCAAGCTTGAGCATGCAGAAATTGTTCGAGCATTGCGCAAGCCTACGGAAAGTCTGGACGGCTACGATTACTACCTTCGAGCGATGTCAAACTTTCATAAGGCCGGGAGCGAGGACATCAGCGAGGCACTCCGCCTGTTTCACAAGGCGATTGAATTCGATGTCAATTTCTCTTCAGCGTATGGGATGGCCGCATGGTGCTATGCTCGACGCAAGTTGAACGGTTGGTCGGAGGAAGGATCGTCAGAGGGCTCTGAAGCGATGCGGGTCGCGGCGCGGGCTTTGGAATGCGGCAGCGATGACGCCGTTGCACTCGCGAGCAGCGGCATCGCAATCGGGTATATGTTTTCCGATTTTGAACGCGCCGCATCGTTGATGGATCGCGCGCAGGCAATAAATCCGAACCTGGCGATGGCTTGGCATTTAAGTGGTTGGATTAGATGCTTCCTCGGTCAATACGATCTGGCAGTGGAGCACTTGGAACGGGCGGTTCGTCTTAGCCCCGTCGATCCGCAGCGCCCTGGCATGCTGGCTGCGATTGCGTCGTCCCATTTTGCGGCCGGACGTTCTGAAGTGGCGTCATCGCTTGCAAAGACGGCGCTGTTAGAACGGTCAAGCAACTTTATTGCAGTCCTCGTCGCTGCCGCGGCGAATACAATGGCGGGAAATCTCGACATCGCAGCCAATGCGATGGAGCGGGTTCGTGAACTCGATCCAAACTTTCGCGTTCACAAAGTCAAGGACCGTCTTCCGTACAGGCAGCCCGAGGTAATCGCACGGTGGGAAGATGCCCTGCGTAGGGCGGGACTACCGGAATGA
- a CDS encoding efflux RND transporter periplasmic adaptor subunit: protein MINKPVRFDHRNQATWPHIAVLMLALGLLAGCNEAKNKLVLPPPANVGVATPVQSAVTPYLEHTGTMTAFASVDLVARVNGYLKSINYVDGATAKAGELLFEIEPAPYLAQLSATKAALDGAKAGLVQTQAEFERQDTLSKEGVNTQANLDKARANRDADKANVESADANLQTAQINLSYTRVEAPFDGTVTRHLVSLGELVGVAGHTNLASIVQLDPIYVTFNVSDQTLMKVRENGRLTLAELQQIPIDVGLMDEEGFPHRGTINYVSPNIDPQTATILVRGVFENKNHALLPGMFVRLRVPMGPPKADALLVPDRILQQNQEGRYLLVVGANDEVEQRAVQLGELDGQLRVITAGLKPDDKVVITGLDRAIPGRKVNTRPISIASAAGGTDKSK, encoded by the coding sequence ATGATCAACAAACCGGTGCGGTTCGATCACAGGAATCAGGCAACCTGGCCTCACATAGCTGTGCTTATGCTTGCGCTCGGCCTGCTTGCCGGATGCAACGAGGCGAAGAACAAGCTGGTTCTTCCGCCACCGGCAAATGTCGGCGTGGCTACGCCCGTACAAAGCGCCGTAACGCCCTATCTTGAGCACACAGGAACCATGACGGCCTTTGCTTCTGTCGATCTGGTCGCTCGCGTGAATGGCTATTTGAAGTCCATCAACTATGTCGACGGCGCAACCGCGAAAGCTGGCGAGCTCCTGTTCGAAATAGAACCGGCACCCTATCTAGCGCAACTGAGCGCAACCAAAGCGGCCCTCGACGGCGCCAAGGCTGGGCTCGTGCAGACACAGGCAGAATTTGAACGCCAGGACACTCTGTCCAAAGAGGGTGTCAATACGCAGGCAAATCTGGACAAGGCTCGCGCGAACAGGGATGCCGACAAGGCAAATGTCGAATCGGCAGATGCCAATCTGCAAACTGCTCAAATCAATCTTTCGTACACTCGCGTCGAGGCACCATTCGATGGAACCGTCACACGTCATTTGGTGTCGCTTGGCGAACTCGTAGGCGTCGCGGGGCACACCAACCTAGCCAGTATCGTGCAGCTTGATCCGATCTACGTGACCTTCAATGTCAGCGATCAAACTCTGATGAAGGTTCGCGAGAACGGCCGTCTCACACTGGCTGAGCTTCAGCAGATTCCGATCGACGTTGGCCTGATGGACGAAGAAGGCTTCCCCCATCGAGGCACGATCAACTACGTATCCCCGAACATAGACCCGCAGACGGCAACAATTCTCGTGCGTGGCGTATTTGAGAATAAGAACCACGCGCTGCTCCCCGGCATGTTCGTTCGGCTTCGCGTTCCAATGGGCCCACCCAAGGCGGACGCGTTGCTGGTCCCCGACAGAATCCTGCAACAGAATCAGGAAGGCCGCTACCTGCTCGTCGTAGGTGCCAACGACGAGGTTGAGCAGAGGGCTGTGCAGCTTGGCGAACTCGATGGCCAATTGCGCGTCATAACCGCGGGACTGAAGCCGGACGACAAGGTCGTGATCACCGGATTGGACCGCGCAATCCCGGGCCGGAAGGTCAATACCCGGCCGATTTCGATCGCGAGCGCAGCAGGCGGCACCGATAAGTCCAAGTAG
- a CDS encoding multidrug efflux RND transporter permease subunit, producing MFSKYFIEHPVLANVVAIVLVLIGAVSVFKLPVAQYPDIVPPTVQVTTRYPGASAQTVIDSVALPIENQVNGVEGALYMQSTSASDGTYTLIVTFAIGTDLNFAQVLVQNRVSAALASLPTQVQAQGVTVQKKSTAILQIVTLSSPDSRFDSLFMSNYATINLVNELARLPGVGNVNVFGTGEYAMRIWMDPQKMYAFGLIPQDIISVVSQQSQQATAGQIGIPPTPPTQDFQYTVNIQGRLSDPAQFDNVVVRAATADGGRLVRLKDVARVELGAQTYSQSFRLNGKPGAGIAIYLTPSANALEVAKLVKNKMETLSHDFPTGLSYTIPFDTTTFVETSINEVYKTLFEAGILVLIVILMFLQNWRASLVPATTIPVTIIGAFAAMAALGFSINLSTLFGIVLAIGIVVDDAIVVVESVSREIEAGLPGREAAVKAMSELFGPIVGITLVLMAVFIPASLLPGLTGRMFAQFALVIAATALLSAILATTLSPTQCALLLREPVPPDQRNSFFRGFNSVYDRLEGGYTWLVGRMVHLSGLMVVIALGLIAGGVFGLTQLPTAFIPNEDQGYGLVVVQLPDGASSERTQAALTQAAEIARQQPGVADSLAISGLSVLDNNATLANAGIAYVTFKPWSERGQAKDQDLRSIMRGIQGRLSELTDGRGFVLVPPPIQGVGNAGGFSMQLLQRDGTFDYKKMLSSANAVIDAAESQSTIERAVTSFRTDSPQLEVIIDRTKAETLGVSVGSVFAALSSYLGSTYVNQFNKFGLTLQVYVQADSPYRLHPDDLLKLNVKTADGSTIPIGSLAQIRPAVGPSLISLFNLYLTATISGAEAPGFSSGQAMDVMEEVARRTLPPRTDFAWSGMSYQEHAVGNQLYMAFALSLLLVYLCLAGQYESWLLPLAVLLAVPLSLLGPVGALTALGVANNLYVQIGLMLLIALSAKNAILIVEVARERRAAGQELLAAAVEAARSRFRPILMTSFAFLLGVLPLVTATGAGANARRSLGISTFSGMVASTCLAVLFVPSFFVVMQRLEERRRGKRSEISAVAASPAE from the coding sequence ATGTTTTCAAAGTATTTCATTGAGCACCCGGTCCTCGCAAACGTCGTGGCAATCGTGCTGGTTTTGATCGGCGCGGTCTCGGTTTTCAAACTTCCAGTCGCGCAGTATCCCGACATCGTGCCGCCGACAGTACAGGTCACCACCCGCTATCCGGGCGCGAGCGCCCAGACTGTCATCGATAGCGTAGCGCTGCCGATCGAAAACCAGGTCAACGGCGTTGAAGGCGCGCTATATATGCAGTCCACCAGCGCCAGCGACGGCACCTATACCTTGATTGTCACGTTCGCAATCGGTACCGATCTGAACTTCGCGCAGGTGCTGGTGCAAAATCGCGTCTCAGCCGCGCTGGCCTCGCTTCCTACTCAGGTGCAGGCGCAAGGCGTGACGGTGCAGAAGAAGTCCACCGCGATTCTCCAAATCGTCACGTTGAGCTCGCCGGACAGTCGTTTTGACAGCCTCTTCATGAGCAACTACGCCACGATCAATCTGGTGAACGAATTGGCGCGGCTGCCGGGCGTTGGCAACGTCAACGTTTTCGGCACGGGCGAATACGCGATGCGGATCTGGATGGACCCGCAGAAGATGTACGCGTTCGGCCTCATTCCTCAGGACATCATCAGCGTCGTCAGCCAACAAAGCCAGCAGGCAACGGCGGGGCAAATCGGGATACCGCCAACGCCTCCTACTCAGGACTTTCAGTACACCGTCAACATCCAGGGGCGACTTTCCGATCCCGCGCAGTTTGACAACGTGGTCGTGCGCGCCGCTACGGCGGACGGCGGACGCCTCGTGCGCCTCAAGGACGTGGCTCGCGTCGAGCTTGGGGCACAGACTTATTCCCAGAGCTTCCGTCTGAACGGAAAGCCCGGCGCCGGCATTGCCATCTATCTGACGCCCTCGGCGAATGCCCTGGAGGTCGCAAAACTCGTCAAGAACAAGATGGAGACCTTGTCGCACGACTTCCCGACCGGCTTGTCCTATACGATCCCCTTCGACACAACGACGTTTGTCGAGACGTCAATCAATGAGGTCTACAAGACGCTGTTTGAAGCCGGCATCCTGGTGTTGATCGTCATCCTGATGTTCCTCCAGAACTGGCGCGCTTCGCTTGTGCCTGCCACAACGATCCCGGTCACTATCATCGGAGCTTTTGCGGCGATGGCCGCATTGGGCTTCTCGATCAACCTCTCGACATTGTTCGGCATCGTGCTTGCGATCGGCATCGTGGTCGATGATGCGATCGTCGTCGTCGAGAGCGTATCGCGCGAAATCGAGGCGGGCTTGCCCGGACGCGAGGCTGCCGTCAAGGCAATGAGCGAATTGTTTGGTCCTATTGTCGGCATCACTCTCGTGCTGATGGCCGTGTTTATTCCGGCGTCGCTGCTGCCAGGGCTCACGGGACGCATGTTCGCCCAATTCGCACTGGTGATTGCGGCCACCGCCCTGCTGAGCGCGATCCTGGCGACAACGCTGAGCCCGACACAATGTGCGTTGCTGCTCCGAGAACCGGTGCCCCCGGATCAGCGAAATTCTTTCTTCCGTGGCTTCAACTCTGTCTATGACCGGTTGGAAGGGGGCTACACGTGGCTGGTCGGTAGAATGGTGCATTTGAGTGGCCTTATGGTGGTGATCGCACTTGGACTGATCGCCGGGGGTGTTTTCGGCCTCACGCAATTGCCGACCGCGTTTATTCCGAACGAAGACCAGGGGTACGGGCTGGTCGTGGTTCAGCTTCCTGATGGCGCCTCATCGGAACGCACGCAGGCAGCCCTGACGCAGGCCGCGGAGATCGCCAGGCAGCAGCCAGGCGTCGCGGACTCGCTCGCCATTTCCGGCCTTTCCGTTCTCGACAATAATGCGACCTTGGCGAACGCGGGCATCGCCTACGTGACCTTCAAGCCTTGGAGCGAGCGAGGCCAGGCCAAAGACCAGGATCTCAGATCCATCATGCGCGGCATCCAGGGCCGACTTTCTGAGCTTACGGATGGTAGAGGTTTTGTGCTGGTGCCACCACCGATTCAGGGCGTCGGCAATGCCGGCGGCTTTTCGATGCAGTTGCTGCAGCGCGACGGCACATTTGACTACAAGAAGATGCTCTCTTCGGCGAACGCCGTGATAGACGCCGCCGAATCGCAATCGACGATCGAGCGAGCAGTGACGTCGTTCCGAACGGACTCGCCACAGCTTGAAGTCATCATCGATCGCACCAAGGCGGAGACGCTTGGGGTCTCCGTCGGCAGCGTCTTTGCCGCGTTGTCATCATACCTCGGCTCGACCTACGTCAACCAATTCAACAAGTTTGGTCTCACGCTTCAAGTCTACGTCCAGGCAGACTCGCCTTATCGCCTGCATCCGGACGATCTTCTCAAGCTCAATGTCAAGACCGCCGATGGCAGCACCATACCGATCGGATCATTGGCGCAGATCCGTCCGGCTGTCGGCCCCTCGCTGATCAGCCTGTTCAATCTTTATCTGACTGCGACCATTTCGGGGGCTGAGGCACCGGGCTTCAGCTCAGGCCAGGCAATGGACGTGATGGAGGAGGTCGCAAGGCGCACACTGCCGCCCCGCACCGATTTCGCGTGGAGCGGCATGTCCTATCAGGAGCATGCGGTCGGCAATCAGCTTTACATGGCCTTCGCGCTCTCACTGCTGCTGGTCTATCTCTGCCTTGCCGGACAGTACGAAAGCTGGTTGTTACCATTGGCCGTATTACTGGCGGTGCCACTCTCTCTGCTTGGACCTGTCGGCGCGCTCACGGCGCTTGGTGTTGCAAACAATCTTTATGTCCAAATCGGCCTCATGCTGCTGATCGCGCTATCGGCCAAGAACGCGATCCTGATCGTCGAGGTCGCGCGCGAACGGCGAGCCGCTGGACAGGAACTTCTTGCAGCCGCCGTCGAAGCTGCGCGGTCGCGTTTCCGTCCAATTCTCATGACGTCGTTTGCATTCTTGCTTGGCGTCTTGCCGCTGGTGACAGCGACGGGCGCCGGCGCCAATGCCCGTCGATCGCTCGGTATCTCGACCTTCAGCGGCATGGTCGCTTCCACCTGCCTTGCTGTGCTGTTCGTTCCCTCATTCTTCGTTGTCATGCAGCGTCTTGAGGAACGCCGGCGAGGCAAAAGATCTGAGATTTCCGCTGTCGCGGCGTCGCCTGCAGAATAG
- a CDS encoding PLP-dependent aminotransferase family protein, whose amino-acid sequence MILAELLALKRADDAGLTAQLTQQLRALMASGRIRSGAVLPSSRTLAAELDVSRNTVTHAYEQLAAEGYLRVAARRRPVVSDDIEARFARAVPAPRRDAARKPLLSPWALQLSDSDWPLSYQADFRPLRPGLADAREFPHEIWARCLRRSALRRRFNDQTLINRPSLREALRDYLEISRGVRAEADQILILPTAQAALTLIAATTIVTGDAVWTEDPGYPGAAAAFRAAGADVVGVRLDQWGMMRTREARAPKLIFTTPSHQHPTGRVMPVARRTELLAAAEPGKTWIVEDDYDGEFHYDSRPMPALQGLDREGRVLYLGTFAKAMTADIRIGYLVVPPQLARTMEIAQRHLGLIASVHVQEALAGFMADGHFLAHVRRMRRIYRARRDHLAAALARQLEPVLTAEVPPGGMQLIARFKDGAADQSAVTRLVAAGVEVRALSSLALERPHDHGLLLGFAAWRENEIGAAVRTMANCLAGKRAARG is encoded by the coding sequence TTGATCCTTGCCGAATTGCTCGCGCTGAAGCGTGCCGATGATGCCGGACTGACCGCGCAGCTGACGCAGCAGCTGCGCGCGCTGATGGCCAGCGGCCGGATCAGGAGCGGGGCCGTGCTGCCGTCGAGCCGCACGCTTGCGGCCGAGCTCGACGTGTCGCGCAACACGGTGACGCACGCCTATGAGCAACTCGCGGCCGAAGGGTATCTGCGCGTCGCCGCGCGGCGGCGGCCGGTGGTGTCAGACGATATCGAGGCGCGCTTCGCCAGGGCGGTGCCGGCCCCGCGCCGCGATGCCGCCCGCAAACCGCTGCTGTCGCCCTGGGCCTTGCAGCTCTCGGACTCGGATTGGCCGCTGTCCTACCAGGCCGACTTCCGGCCGCTGCGTCCTGGACTAGCGGATGCGCGCGAATTTCCGCACGAGATCTGGGCGCGCTGCCTGCGCCGCAGCGCGTTGCGCCGCCGCTTCAACGACCAGACCCTGATCAACCGGCCGAGCCTGCGCGAGGCCTTGCGCGACTACCTCGAAATCAGTCGCGGCGTGCGCGCCGAGGCCGACCAGATCCTGATCCTGCCGACGGCGCAGGCGGCGCTGACGCTGATCGCCGCGACCACCATCGTGACTGGTGATGCGGTGTGGACCGAGGATCCCGGCTATCCCGGCGCCGCGGCAGCGTTTCGCGCGGCCGGCGCCGACGTCGTCGGTGTCAGGCTCGATCAATGGGGCATGATGCGGACGCGCGAGGCGCGCGCGCCGAAGCTGATCTTCACGACGCCCTCACATCAGCACCCGACCGGGCGGGTGATGCCGGTTGCACGCCGCACCGAGCTGCTGGCGGCGGCCGAGCCCGGCAAGACCTGGATCGTCGAGGACGATTACGACGGCGAGTTTCACTATGACAGCCGCCCGATGCCGGCGCTGCAAGGGCTCGATCGCGAGGGACGCGTGCTCTATCTCGGCACCTTCGCCAAGGCGATGACCGCCGATATCCGCATCGGCTATCTGGTGGTGCCGCCACAACTGGCGCGGACGATGGAGATCGCGCAGCGCCATCTCGGGCTGATCGCTTCCGTGCACGTCCAGGAGGCGCTGGCCGGCTTCATGGCCGATGGACATTTCCTGGCGCATGTCCGGCGGATGCGGCGGATCTATCGCGCGCGTCGCGACCACCTCGCCGCGGCGCTGGCGCGGCAGCTCGAGCCGGTGCTCACGGCCGAGGTGCCGCCGGGCGGCATGCAGCTGATCGCGCGTTTCAAGGATGGCGCCGCGGACCAGAGTGCCGTGACGCGGCTGGTCGCCGCCGGGGTCGAGGTGCGCGCACTGTCGAGCCTTGCGCTGGAGCGGCCGCACGACCACGGCCTCCTGCTCGGCTTCGCCGCCTGGCGCGAGAACGAGATCGGTGCCGCGGTGCGGACCATGGCGAACTGCCTGGCGGGGAAGCGTGCGGCACGCGGGTAG
- a CDS encoding DMT family transporter — protein MPPVNPSLSPAKAVVLFIVVVLAWGTNWSVTKSLVEAVPPLWTASIRSWVALIALLVILRASGNLIIPRIADIPVVLSVALLHMTFFSTLVAAGLRYLPASKGVVLGYTTPLWVALAAGAARTERLGALKLVGVALGLAGLCVILNPASLDWSNLHVIAGAGMIIIAAICWAANIIYIRSHRWVATPLQLLLWQVLVATVVLTMTALVTEGIPTVKWSPHLVLLFLYSGFIGTALAYWAMSVVNKSLPALTTSLGTTGTPIVGIVTAALLLGEPIDLSLAIAAALIVGGIALSSLADAPSRA, from the coding sequence ATGCCGCCCGTGAACCCGTCGCTCTCCCCTGCCAAAGCCGTTGTTTTGTTCATCGTCGTGGTGCTGGCCTGGGGCACCAACTGGTCGGTGACGAAATCGCTGGTCGAGGCGGTGCCGCCGCTGTGGACCGCATCGATCCGCAGCTGGGTCGCCCTGATCGCCTTGCTGGTGATCCTGCGCGCCAGCGGCAATCTGATCATCCCGCGGATCGCCGATATCCCTGTCGTGCTCAGCGTCGCGCTGCTGCACATGACGTTCTTCTCGACACTGGTCGCCGCCGGCCTGCGCTATCTGCCGGCCAGCAAGGGCGTCGTGCTCGGCTACACCACGCCGCTCTGGGTCGCGCTGGCCGCGGGCGCGGCGCGCACCGAACGGCTCGGCGCGCTGAAGCTCGTCGGCGTCGCGTTGGGGCTCGCCGGGCTCTGCGTGATCCTCAACCCGGCATCGCTGGACTGGAGCAATCTGCATGTCATCGCCGGGGCCGGCATGATCATCATCGCCGCGATCTGCTGGGCCGCCAACATCATCTATATCCGCTCGCACCGCTGGGTCGCGACGCCGTTGCAGCTCCTGCTCTGGCAAGTGCTGGTGGCAACGGTGGTGCTGACGATGACGGCGCTGGTTACCGAAGGCATCCCCACGGTGAAATGGTCGCCGCACCTCGTGCTGCTGTTCCTCTATTCCGGCTTCATCGGCACGGCGCTGGCTTATTGGGCGATGTCTGTTGTCAACAAGAGCCTGCCGGCGCTCACGACCTCGCTCGGCACGACGGGGACGCCGATCGTCGGCATCGTCACCGCGGCGCTGCTACTCGGCGAACCGATAGATCTGTCGCTCGCGATTGCCGCAGCCCTGATCGTCGGCGGGATTGCGTTGAGCTCGCTCGCGGATGCGCCATCGCGTGCGTAA
- a CDS encoding YeeE/YedE family protein: MDPATIVILAALIIGLIYGSVGLVSGFCMMSGLRGWWADGDGRLVRTYALAMGVAIAASQLLAAAGLVDLGKSIYLQPSFSAPVMFLGGLLFGYGMVLSNGCGSRALVLLGRGNLRSFVVVIVLGIFAEMTLKGLIAPMRIAMVQASQATVSANSVPALLASIGLGAVPARMVAASVLSAVLIIFAFAHAPFRKSPGQIAAGLIVGLLVAGGWYATGYLGADDFNPVPVTSLTFIAPIADALQYVMLSTGSTLNFGIVTVFGVFAGSLVTAVTTGRFQLEGYRSPQHMLRSASGAALMGVGGVMAFGCSVGQGLTGLSTLSLSSFIAIAGIMLGTGAGLRGSLRVRPLATA; encoded by the coding sequence ATGGACCCCGCCACGATCGTCATCCTCGCCGCCCTGATCATCGGCCTGATCTATGGCTCGGTCGGGCTCGTCAGCGGCTTCTGCATGATGAGCGGCCTGCGTGGCTGGTGGGCTGATGGTGACGGCCGGCTGGTGCGCACCTACGCGCTGGCGATGGGGGTTGCGATCGCGGCCTCGCAGCTGCTGGCGGCGGCCGGCCTCGTCGATCTCGGCAAGTCGATCTATCTGCAGCCGTCATTCTCGGCGCCGGTGATGTTCCTCGGCGGGCTGTTGTTCGGCTACGGCATGGTGCTGTCGAACGGTTGCGGCTCGCGGGCGCTGGTGCTGCTCGGGCGCGGCAACCTGCGGTCCTTTGTGGTCGTGATCGTGCTCGGCATCTTTGCCGAGATGACGCTGAAGGGCCTGATCGCGCCGATGCGGATCGCAATGGTGCAGGCGTCGCAGGCCACGGTGTCGGCCAATTCGGTGCCGGCGCTATTGGCAAGCATCGGCCTTGGCGCGGTGCCGGCGCGGATGGTGGCGGCCTCGGTGCTGTCAGCCGTCCTGATCATTTTCGCCTTTGCCCATGCGCCGTTCCGCAAATCGCCGGGCCAGATCGCGGCCGGCCTGATCGTCGGCCTGCTGGTGGCGGGCGGCTGGTACGCGACCGGCTATCTCGGCGCCGATGATTTCAATCCGGTACCGGTGACGTCGCTCACCTTCATCGCGCCGATCGCCGACGCCCTGCAATATGTGATGCTGTCGACCGGCTCGACGCTCAATTTCGGCATCGTCACCGTGTTCGGCGTGTTCGCCGGCAGCCTGGTCACCGCTGTTACCACCGGGCGCTTCCAGCTCGAAGGCTATCGCTCGCCGCAGCACATGCTGCGCTCGGCAAGCGGCGCCGCGCTGATGGGCGTGGGCGGCGTGATGGCGTTCGGCTGCTCGGTCGGGCAGGGGCTGACCGGACTGTCGACGCTGTCGCTGTCGTCCTTCATCGCAATCGCCGGTATCATGCTCGGCACCGGCGCCGGCCTGCGCGGGAGCTTGCGGGTCAGGCCGCTCGCGACGGCCTAG
- the iaaH gene encoding indoleacetamide hydrolase, protein MADTNEPTAAEIVADIRDRKVTAVRIVEAALDRAERLKHLNAFIVLNRDGALAAAREVDAGKRTGVLAGLPIVVKDNINTSDLPTSGGTPALQHARPARNAPSLQKLLDAGALVIGKTNLHELAFGITSTNLAPFAGPVRNPYDTTRIPGGSSGGTSAAIAARIATCGLGSDTGGSTRVPAALTGTVGLRPSVGNGGAERRYHDDNQVVPISHTRDTVGPMGRTVGDVALLDAVITGTPRATNIPLRGVRLGIPACFWSGLDRDVEAVARAACARLTAAGAVLVDVDMPDLFEQNNKVSFVVALHEPIADIPAWLAASGIEGITLSDIAAGVASPDVVGAFGAITADAFGAAYDDAIKLQRPALQAIYAAYLRDNRLDAILFPTTIAPAPVIDEKTGSGDMSVNGGETVPTFGTMIRNTDPGSNAGLPGLSLYAGMTPDGLPVGLELDGPVGSDARLLGLGLSIEALLGTAPPPNL, encoded by the coding sequence ATGGCCGATACCAATGAACCAACCGCTGCGGAGATTGTGGCTGACATCCGCGACCGGAAAGTAACGGCGGTCAGGATCGTCGAAGCGGCGCTCGATCGAGCTGAGCGGCTCAAGCACCTCAACGCCTTCATCGTGCTGAACCGCGACGGCGCGCTGGCGGCGGCGCGCGAGGTCGATGCCGGGAAACGCACCGGCGTACTGGCCGGGCTTCCGATCGTGGTGAAGGACAACATCAACACATCGGACCTGCCGACATCCGGCGGCACGCCGGCGCTGCAACACGCGCGGCCTGCGCGCAATGCGCCGTCGCTGCAAAAGCTGCTCGACGCCGGGGCCCTGGTCATCGGCAAGACCAATCTGCACGAGCTCGCCTTCGGCATCACCAGCACCAATCTCGCGCCGTTCGCGGGACCCGTGCGGAATCCCTACGACACGACCCGGATCCCGGGCGGGTCATCAGGCGGAACGTCGGCGGCGATCGCCGCGCGGATCGCCACCTGCGGCCTCGGATCGGACACCGGCGGCTCGACCCGCGTGCCCGCGGCGCTGACCGGGACCGTGGGCCTCAGGCCTTCGGTCGGCAATGGCGGTGCCGAGCGGCGCTACCACGACGACAACCAGGTGGTTCCGATCAGCCATACCCGCGACACCGTCGGCCCGATGGGACGCACGGTCGGCGACGTCGCGCTGCTCGATGCCGTGATCACGGGCACGCCGCGGGCAACGAACATTCCGCTACGCGGCGTGCGTCTCGGCATTCCCGCCTGTTTCTGGAGCGGCCTCGATCGCGATGTCGAGGCCGTTGCCCGCGCGGCCTGCGCCCGGCTCACCGCGGCCGGCGCGGTGCTGGTCGATGTCGATATGCCCGACCTGTTCGAGCAGAACAACAAGGTGTCCTTCGTGGTCGCGCTGCATGAACCGATCGCCGATATCCCGGCCTGGCTCGCCGCCTCCGGGATCGAAGGGATCACGCTGTCCGACATCGCGGCCGGCGTCGCCAGTCCCGACGTCGTCGGGGCGTTCGGCGCCATCACCGCGGATGCCTTCGGCGCCGCCTATGATGATGCGATCAAGTTGCAGCGGCCGGCGCTGCAGGCGATCTATGCGGCGTATCTCAGGGACAACAGACTGGACGCTATCCTGTTTCCGACCACGATCGCGCCTGCGCCTGTGATCGACGAGAAGACCGGGTCCGGCGACATGTCGGTCAATGGCGGTGAGACGGTGCCGACCTTCGGCACCATGATCCGCAACACCGACCCCGGCAGCAACGCCGGCCTTCCCGGGCTGTCGCTCTATGCCGGCATGACGCCTGATGGCCTGCCGGTCGGGCTCGAGCTCGACGGTCCGGTCGGCAGCGATGCCAGATTGCTCGGGCTCGGCCTGTCGATCGAAGCGCTTCTGGGCACGGCCCCACCACCAAATCTCTGA